The Caldisericia bacterium DNA window TAGGTTTGCGCAAAAATTTTTACTTTTTTATAAATTTTTTTTAAACCACATAAAAATCTAAATCTTTTGTAACTTCTCCTATACCTATTATTTCAATTTTTTTAAGGCAACCTTCACAAATTTTATAAAACCTAATGCTATCATTTTTTTTATCTATTATATTACTTGTTTTCTCTTGTATTTCTTTTAACTGTTCTTCTTCTATTATGCATT harbors:
- the cas2 gene encoding CRISPR-associated endonuclease Cas2, which codes for MFIVISYDIQDDKKRYKVSQILENYGTRVQYSVFECIIEEEQLKEIQEKTSNIIDKKNDSIRFYKICEGCLKKIEIIGIGEVTKDLDFYVV